In the genome of Penaeus vannamei isolate JL-2024 chromosome 26, ASM4276789v1, whole genome shotgun sequence, one region contains:
- the LOC113826047 gene encoding negative elongation factor B, with the protein MSGFGLEEIGIPGGVYLKESLTHCTDPLKAIEEFQVENGILLPSLRPMLHLLDLHGVKRLDFHNSIMEELRDKLIAQISELGKREGRERDRKLKELLTKSFPVIKIKALRPVVMCILKHMSHVEDKYLKILVRDKELYEACDTEVKRQIWKDSQALFGDEVSPLLTGYITSKEDTLFNVENLNNLFFSPSPKARRQGEMVQKLVHMIGKNVKLYDMVLQFLRTLFLRTRFIHYCSLRAELLMALHDKEVHDIIAVDPCHKFTWCLDACIREGKVDAKRSRELQGFLDSIRRGQEQVLGDLSMILCDPYAINFLANSVIRLLQHLMNNEAMPRENAVLVLMLRMLALGLHSWDMIESQVFREPKLDPQIVTKFLPALVSLMVDDDVRRLNAKLPPDERESAITIIEHSGPPPDAYQAYLQESSVACVLAMYYTLHTATRKDKTALMRVLGTLATCHQDRAFQDTFLHSLVAALIPMADDFSTEDFCTVVFDEFFFTNISRENVMRHVMKLVWYIHPKLPPARLDTLMKALQPGPHSSESSQNLYDKFQNRVQEFQDGQNQPAPLNEMDSPLMAVPTPAPIQ; encoded by the exons ATGTCGGGCTTTGGATTAGAAGAAATAGGAATTCCTGGAGGAGTTTATCTCAAGGAGTCCTTGACACACTGCACAGATCCCTTGAAAGCCATCGAAGAATTTCAG GTGGAAAATGGGATCCTCCTACCATCTCTCAGGCCCATGCTGCATCTGTTGGATCTTCATGGAGTTAAAAGACTTGACTTTCACAACTCTATCATGGAG GAATTGCGAGATAAGTTGATTGCACAGATTAGTGAGcttgggaagagggaaggcagggagagagatcgcAAGCTGAAGGAACTTCTTACCAAAAGTTTTCCAGTCATCAAAATCAAAGCACTGCGGCCAGTCGTCATGTGCATTTTGAAGCACATGTCACATGTAGAAGACAAATACCTCAAGattttg GTGCGGGACAAAGAATTATACGAGGCTTGTGACACGGAAGTGAAGCGGCAGATCTGGAAAGATTCTCAGGCTTTGTTTGGTGATGAAGTATCTCCACTTCTGACAGGCTACATCACCAGCAAAGAAGATACATTATTTAATGTAGAGAACCTGAATAACTTATTCTTCAGTCCTTCACCTAAG GCTAGACGACAAGGTGAGATGGTACAGAAGCTTGTTCACATGATTGGCAAGAATGTGAAGCTCTATGACATGGTTCTTCAATTTTTAAGAACATTGTTCTTACGAACTCGGTTTATTCATTACTGCTCTCTGCGAGCAGAATTGCTGATGGCTCTACATGACAAGGAGGTGCAtgatattattgctgttgatccTTGTCACAAATTTACCTGGTGTCTGGATGCGTGCATTAGGGAAGGCAAAGTCGATGCCAAAAG gtCTCGAGAACTTCAAGGCTTCTTGGACAGCATTAGACGAGGCCAAGAACAGGTACTCGGTGATTTGTCGATGATACTGTGTGACCCATATGCCATCAACTTCTTAGCGAACTCTGTGATACGGTTGTTGCAACACTTGATGAACAATGAGGCAATGCCAAGG GAGAATGCAGTCCTGGTGCTAATGCTGAGAATGTTAGCTCTAGGCCTTCACAGCTGGGATATGATTGAAAGTCAG GTATTCAGGGAGCCAAAACTAGATCCCCAGATTGTGACAAAGTTCTTGCCGGCATTAGTGTCCTTGATGGTAGATGATGACGTAAGAAGACTGAATGCCAAGCTCCCTCCTGATGAGAGAGAgtctgctattaccattattgaacaTTCAG gtcCCCCACCGGATGCTTATCAAGCATACTTACAAGAAAGCAGTGTGGCTTGTGTGTTAGCCATGTATTACACTTTGCATACTGCTACACGTAAAGACAAAACAGCCCTCATGAGAGTTCTGGGTACATTAGCCACCTGCCACCAAGATCGAGCATTTCAAGATACATTCCTTCACTCTTTG GTAGCAGCACTGATCCCAATGGCTGATGATTTCTCGACTGAGGACTTCTGCACAGTGGTGTTCGATGAGTTTTTCTTTACAAATATCAGCAGGGAAAATGTGATGCGCCATGTTATGAAGCTTGTGTGGTACATTCATCCTAAACTACCCCCTGCTCGTCTCGACACACTGATGAAAGCACTGCAACCTGGACCTCATTCG AGCGAATCAAGCCAGAACCTGTACGACAAATTCCAAAACAGAGTACAGGAGTTCCAAGATGGACAGAATCAACCAGCTCCATTAAATGAAATGGATTCACCTCTTATGGCTGTACCAACCCCAGCGCCCATTCAGTGA
- the LOC113807323 gene encoding inactive ubiquitin carboxyl-terminal hydrolase MINDY-4B isoform X2, with translation MSDEGATRSMYTAVVMLLDSKDKDDAERVLYPTNSRTCLQKLPVVGGSPVTPEKAKMLRQKVFGAASLVGPVETDWLNQSFCFHPHDSPLGYGLKVAKGITKGFIMCVQGFVLKNLLFGRRRLSVGVEPRNLLKTTVRAQEDALVEALADVLWQAGGRTGAFLCLTQENVYLTTDEDYQCDGCTERLHIFEYSKQDELRFNVKKYLYEFMSTERCGLLCFLYSLIMTRGFKRLEDDLGDVGDAGGTLLQHNGSIQPTLAALILTGRASPFLHNGIIYEGSEDTMAKPKTGVLIRAQVGLLVWQRSDGNRQVAVGSRLKTPSLPIWVTRCNGSYGVLFNPNRELLRDYHAENRFNLYYYSCSSNHPTPTLVTIDARTPTATEEFSAPDLENLIHTKWNDATVTWNGTMPYV, from the exons aACGCGTGCTGTACCCGACCAACTCCAGGACTTGTCTCCAGAAGCTGCCTGTCGTGGGAGGGTCGCCGGTGACGCCAGAAAAGGCCAAG ATGCTCCGGCAGAAGGTGTTCGGCGCGGCCAGCCTGGTGGGCCCCGTGGAGACCGATTGGCTCAACCAGTCCTTCTGCTTCCACCCCCACGACTCCCCCCTCGGCTACGGGCTCAAGGTGGCCAAGGGCATCACGAAGGGCTTCATCATGTGCGTCCAAGGATTCGTCCTCAAGAACCTCCTCTTCGGCAGACGCAGGCTGAGCGTCGGCGTCGAACccaggaa ccTCCTCAAGACGACGGTACGAGCTCAGGAGGACGCGCTCGTCGAAGCCCTGGCCGACGTCCTGTGGCAGGCAGGGGGTCGGACGGGGGCTTTCCTGTGCCTCACGCAGGAGAACGTCTACCTGACTACTGACGAAGACTACCAGTGCGACGGCTGtactgagagg CTTCACATCTTTGAATACAGCAAGCAAGATGAGCTGAGATTCAATGTTAAAAAATATCTCTACGAG TTCATGTCGACGGAGCGCTGTggtcttctctgcttcctctacAGTCTCATAATGACACGAGGCTTCAAGAG ACTAGAAGACGATCTGGGCGACGTGGGTGACGCGGGCGGGACTCTGCTTCAACACAACGGATCGATCCAACCCACCCTCGCCGCCCTTATTCTGACCGGACGCGCCTCGCCCTTCCTCCACAACGGCATCATCTACGAGGGCAGCGAAGACACCATG gcaAAACCGAAAACAGGGGTGCTGATCCGCGCGCAGGTGGGACTCCTGGTGTGGCAGAGGTCAGACGGCAATCGGCAGGTCGCGGTGGGGTCACGCCTCAAGACCCCGTCCCTGCCGATCTGGGTCACGCGATGCAACGGCTCCTATGGGGTCCTTTTCAACCCCAATCGGGAGCTGCTGAGGGACTACCACGCCGAGAACAG GTTCAACCTCTACTACTACTCGTGCTCGTCCAACCACCCGACGCCCACCCTCGTGACCAtcgacgcccgcacgcccaccgccACCGAGGAGTTCAGCGCCCCCGATCTCGAGAACCTCATCCACACCAA GTGGAACGACGCAACAGTTACCTGGAATGGAACCATGCCTTACGTTTAA